Proteins encoded in a region of the Chitinivorax sp. B genome:
- a CDS encoding GntR family transcriptional regulator: protein MKSLLALKPDDNNPTPLYLQFSRKLEEAINTGFWKTDEALPSERAFCEVLGISRVTARKAMDLLLDQGLIVRKQGSGTYIAPKLEQPLSRLSSFSEELKQRGYEPGSRWVGRSVGTATQEEMFRLGLSPDSQVARLKRLRTADGVVMAVESSSLPVDILPDPALVTDSLYRYLDERGTPVVRALQHIKAVNASPTVAELAGIRPGDAILLITRIGYLENNVAVELTYSYCRSDYYDFVAELRR, encoded by the coding sequence ATGAAAAGCTTGCTGGCACTGAAGCCGGACGATAACAACCCCACCCCGCTGTATCTGCAGTTCAGCCGCAAGCTGGAAGAGGCGATCAACACCGGGTTCTGGAAGACGGACGAAGCATTGCCTTCGGAACGTGCCTTCTGTGAGGTACTGGGCATTTCGCGGGTAACAGCCCGCAAAGCAATGGATCTACTACTGGATCAAGGGCTGATCGTACGCAAGCAAGGTTCGGGTACGTATATCGCTCCGAAGCTCGAACAACCGCTGTCACGACTCTCGAGCTTCAGCGAAGAACTGAAACAACGTGGTTACGAACCGGGATCGCGCTGGGTAGGTCGCTCGGTCGGCACCGCCACGCAAGAAGAGATGTTTCGACTGGGTTTGTCGCCGGATAGCCAGGTGGCACGGCTGAAACGCCTGCGTACAGCGGATGGCGTGGTGATGGCGGTGGAATCCAGCTCCCTGCCGGTTGACATACTGCCGGACCCGGCACTGGTGACCGATTCACTATACCGTTATCTGGATGAGCGCGGCACGCCGGTAGTCAGGGCACTGCAGCATATCAAGGCCGTGAACGCTTCGCCCACCGTTGCAGAGCTGGCGGGTATCCGCCCCGGAGACGCGATCTTACTGATCACACGGATTGGTTACCTTGAAAACAATGTAGCAGTGGAACTGACTTATTCCTACTGTCGCAGTGATTATTACGATTTCGTCGCCGAACTGCGGCGTTAA
- a CDS encoding BadF/BadG/BcrA/BcrD ATPase family protein, whose protein sequence is MDNVIKFLAGVDGGGTLTRVRIADVNGNELAYAEAGPSALGQGIDQAWRNIKLALVESFNKAGLGDVPYAHLALAAGLSGINNPEWARQFIQTAPPLAKLVTETDSYTALMGAHGGQAGAIVIIGTGSVGVSHNGDGKRIEVGGWGFPSGDEASGAWLGLHAIPLAQQALDGRAAMTDFARDLLNFCGGSTHLLLTWLGGANQAAYAQLAPIVVKHAQTDPAAADLLRRAGVEVSRMIDALDDNNVLPLALCGGLARYMLTYLTEAQRRRVRDAQHDAATGALLLIGHTLHGQGHEKLAGTEAGR, encoded by the coding sequence ATGGATAATGTAATCAAATTTCTAGCGGGTGTAGATGGTGGTGGCACACTAACCCGCGTCCGCATCGCAGACGTCAATGGTAATGAACTGGCCTACGCAGAAGCCGGACCATCCGCACTTGGGCAAGGCATCGACCAAGCTTGGCGAAATATCAAACTGGCACTAGTCGAATCCTTCAACAAGGCAGGTTTGGGCGACGTGCCCTATGCACACCTCGCCCTAGCTGCGGGGCTTTCCGGTATCAACAATCCGGAATGGGCGCGGCAATTCATCCAAACCGCTCCACCACTGGCCAAACTGGTCACCGAGACCGACTCCTACACTGCGCTGATGGGCGCCCATGGCGGGCAGGCCGGCGCCATCGTCATCATCGGCACGGGTAGTGTTGGGGTGTCGCACAACGGCGACGGCAAACGGATTGAAGTGGGGGGCTGGGGGTTTCCATCCGGCGATGAAGCCAGTGGCGCGTGGCTGGGTTTGCATGCCATCCCCCTTGCCCAGCAGGCACTGGATGGCCGCGCAGCGATGACGGATTTTGCGCGGGATCTGCTGAATTTCTGTGGTGGTTCCACCCATTTGCTGCTGACCTGGCTGGGCGGTGCCAACCAGGCTGCTTATGCACAATTGGCGCCGATCGTGGTCAAACATGCACAGACCGACCCAGCCGCAGCGGATTTGTTACGCCGGGCCGGGGTTGAGGTATCGCGCATGATCGACGCTTTGGATGATAACAATGTTTTGCCGCTGGCATTGTGCGGGGGCCTGGCGCGCTACATGCTAACCTATCTGACGGAGGCGCAACGTCGTCGCGTTCGCGACGCACAACATGATGCCGCTACCGGCGCGCTATTGCTGATAGGACACACCTTACATGGTCAAGGACATGAAAAGCTTGCTGGCACTGAAGCCGGACGATAA
- a CDS encoding ATP-binding protein yields MPFTPHLPHSLRSRLMLVMTLGVLTAQLIGNLIWAIQLKHQAQQELTEAATHIGASAAEAIRFFRELPPNYRPILLDQLREMGGTRFFVNVNHAPVALTSIQDAPLTELVSDTVIRTIRQQSLGDLRVAFAWPQQLPVSDEGATVEDLPENWIAHTLLLKPRPAPVLVIQTEIENEGWLYLATVMPDPYFLDSHNPFPRDRLLLQLLTLGVVLLLSMWVVRWLTRPLAQLAEHADAFGKGVSMGPLPENSSQEFLKTAKAFQAMQERIQRFLDDRERLFASISHDLRTPITRLKLRTELLDDETLKADYHEDLDELDMMVKGALQSVKDTDIHENQTQIRLDTLLERMAHVAMLAGHKVTLDLTTTTLMARPLAIKRAISNLLDNALRYGDRVDISLCQLQDVIHLQLRDHGPGVPPELQDKLFSPYMRLPHGKARNQQGMGLGLSIARNIIHAHGGQLVLRNHPEGGLIAHIELPVSTPEALNSH; encoded by the coding sequence ATGCCGTTCACTCCCCACCTCCCCCACTCCCTACGCAGTCGCCTGATGCTGGTCATGACATTGGGTGTGCTGACTGCCCAACTGATCGGCAATCTGATCTGGGCGATTCAGTTGAAGCATCAGGCGCAGCAGGAATTGACCGAGGCAGCAACGCATATTGGGGCGAGTGCGGCGGAGGCAATTCGGTTTTTTCGGGAGTTGCCGCCCAATTACCGGCCAATTTTATTGGATCAGTTACGGGAGATGGGTGGGACGCGGTTTTTTGTGAATGTGAATCATGCACCAGTAGCACTCACATCAATTCAGGATGCACCGCTGACTGAGCTAGTGAGCGATACCGTCATCCGCACTATCCGCCAGCAGTCACTAGGTGACTTGCGTGTGGCGTTTGCTTGGCCACAGCAATTACCAGTATCCGATGAAGGGGCCACTGTCGAAGACCTACCGGAAAACTGGATCGCCCACACTTTGCTGTTGAAGCCACGCCCTGCACCGGTACTGGTGATTCAGACCGAAATCGAGAATGAAGGTTGGCTGTACTTGGCTACCGTCATGCCTGATCCGTATTTTCTGGACAGCCACAATCCCTTCCCTCGTGACCGGTTGTTGTTACAACTGTTGACCTTGGGCGTAGTGCTACTGCTGTCGATGTGGGTTGTGCGTTGGCTGACCCGGCCATTGGCACAGCTGGCGGAACATGCTGATGCGTTTGGCAAAGGAGTATCGATGGGGCCCTTGCCGGAAAACAGCAGCCAGGAATTCCTGAAAACTGCCAAAGCATTCCAAGCGATGCAAGAGCGCATTCAACGTTTTCTGGACGATCGGGAGCGCTTGTTTGCTTCGATCTCACATGATCTTCGCACCCCCATCACCCGGCTTAAGTTACGTACCGAACTGCTGGATGACGAAACCCTGAAGGCCGACTATCACGAAGATCTGGACGAACTGGACATGATGGTGAAAGGTGCATTGCAAAGCGTCAAGGACACGGATATTCATGAGAACCAGACACAAATAAGGCTGGATACCCTGTTGGAACGGATGGCACATGTGGCCATGCTGGCCGGGCACAAAGTAACCCTGGACCTGACCACCACCACCTTGATGGCCAGACCCCTGGCGATCAAGCGAGCCATCAGCAATCTGCTGGATAACGCGCTGCGTTATGGAGATCGTGTCGATATCAGTCTTTGCCAACTACAGGATGTCATTCACTTGCAGTTGCGTGACCATGGCCCGGGCGTGCCGCCAGAGCTGCAGGACAAGCTGTTCAGCCCATATATGCGTCTGCCACACGGCAAAGCCAGAAACCAACAGGGCATGGGACTGGGGCTAAGCATCGCACGAAACATCATTCATGCGCATGGCGGGCAACTGGTATTGCGAAATCACCCTGAAGGTGGACTGATTGCCCATATCGAACTGCCGGTTTCAACCCCTGAAGCATTGAACTCACACTGA
- a CDS encoding response regulator transcription factor, producing MTRSILVVDDDQKTRTLLKTYLEKNNYDVKLAQDGASFMAEFERHKDELSLVILDVMLPDTDGFALCQAVRRRCNVPIIMLTASSDETDRIVGLELGADDYIAKPYNPRELLARIKAIHRRTGADQANPPRYYQFNGFVLDALERIVTAPDGELIRLTGMDFQLLRFLVEHAGEILDRSLLAEQTRGRDLGPLDRSLDVQISRLRQRLHDDGKEPALIKTVRGAGYVFAAGVVSVSA from the coding sequence ATGACCCGCAGCATCCTCGTCGTTGATGACGACCAGAAAACCCGTACCCTGCTGAAAACCTATCTGGAAAAAAACAATTACGATGTCAAACTGGCTCAGGACGGCGCCAGCTTCATGGCCGAATTTGAACGCCATAAGGATGAATTGTCGCTGGTGATACTGGATGTCATGTTGCCCGATACTGACGGCTTCGCCTTGTGCCAAGCCGTGCGCCGCCGTTGTAACGTCCCCATCATCATGCTCACTGCCAGCTCCGACGAAACCGACCGCATCGTCGGCCTGGAACTGGGCGCTGACGACTATATTGCCAAACCTTACAATCCACGTGAGCTCTTGGCGCGCATCAAGGCCATTCACCGCCGCACCGGTGCCGATCAAGCCAACCCGCCCCGCTATTACCAATTCAATGGATTCGTGTTGGATGCCCTGGAACGTATCGTCACCGCCCCCGATGGCGAACTGATCCGCCTCACCGGTATGGATTTCCAACTATTACGCTTTTTGGTCGAACACGCCGGCGAAATCCTCGACCGCAGCCTGCTCGCTGAACAAACCCGCGGCCGTGACCTGGGCCCACTGGATCGATCACTGGACGTACAGATCAGCCGACTTCGGCAACGACTACACGACGACGGCAAAGAACCAGCGCTGATCAAGACAGTACGCGGAGCGGGATATGTGTTTGCGGCGGGGGTGGTATCCGTTAGCGCATAA
- a CDS encoding extracellular solute-binding protein, with product MTTLLPAAKLMAEPLDVLHWWTSQSERRAVDWLARQVTEDNIPWRDATVPGGGGTGAMKVLKSRVLSGQPPASAQLNGYPVMEWADLGLLLELDGTARDGQWQDNLFPAVYDTIRFRDHVVAAPLGIHRINTLLVNRKLFARLKLSPPQTWAEFESTAASIKKAGITPLLQSSEPWQVATLFESLVLAEGGTMLYRDLFAAQQPAAFQDSRFANALARLRRLKQWMPPLQEISWDEQVKRFAKNEAAMFIMGDWAKGEAMALGMEPEQDFWCVAVPGSQDAHLYSIDTLVMFSGDYSRQEMQWQLAGQITTQRLQLGYNRIKGSVPVLRNLNPSLLDSCARSSWQSFARGKLAPSLTHRMAADDRFKDAIIAQVHRFFIDDNVTAADVQRKLSAVTRFLRQDTHDPQHPRR from the coding sequence ATGACAACCCTACTGCCCGCCGCTAAGTTGATGGCAGAGCCGTTGGACGTGTTGCATTGGTGGACATCGCAAAGCGAACGTCGCGCTGTTGACTGGCTGGCACGCCAGGTCACGGAAGACAATATTCCCTGGCGTGATGCCACCGTGCCTGGCGGCGGCGGTACGGGTGCCATGAAAGTATTGAAAAGCCGAGTATTGTCCGGCCAACCACCAGCCAGTGCACAACTCAATGGTTACCCGGTGATGGAATGGGCAGATCTGGGTTTGTTGCTGGAACTGGATGGCACCGCACGTGATGGCCAATGGCAGGACAATCTGTTCCCGGCGGTATATGACACCATCCGTTTTCGCGACCACGTGGTCGCTGCTCCACTTGGCATACACCGAATCAATACGCTACTGGTGAATCGCAAGCTGTTTGCACGTTTGAAGCTTTCCCCGCCGCAGACCTGGGCGGAATTTGAATCTACTGCTGCCAGCATCAAAAAGGCTGGCATCACACCTCTATTACAAAGTAGCGAACCCTGGCAAGTCGCCACCCTGTTTGAAAGCCTGGTACTGGCTGAAGGTGGAACCATGCTCTATCGCGACCTGTTCGCTGCCCAGCAGCCGGCAGCCTTTCAAGATAGCCGCTTCGCCAATGCATTGGCCAGGTTACGCCGTTTGAAACAATGGATGCCGCCATTACAGGAAATCAGCTGGGATGAGCAAGTCAAACGGTTTGCCAAAAACGAAGCCGCCATGTTCATCATGGGTGACTGGGCCAAAGGTGAAGCAATGGCACTGGGCATGGAACCGGAGCAAGATTTCTGGTGTGTCGCAGTCCCCGGTAGCCAAGATGCACACCTGTACAGCATCGATACCCTGGTCATGTTCAGCGGCGATTACAGCCGGCAGGAAATGCAGTGGCAACTGGCCGGCCAGATCACCACCCAGCGGCTACAGCTGGGCTATAACCGCATCAAGGGCTCGGTACCGGTACTGCGCAATCTCAACCCCAGCCTGCTGGACAGCTGTGCCCGCAGTTCCTGGCAAAGCTTTGCACGTGGCAAGCTGGCGCCCAGCCTGACACACCGCATGGCTGCAGACGACCGGTTCAAGGATGCCATCATCGCCCAGGTACATCGCTTTTTTATTGACGACAACGTGACTGCCGCAGATGTCCAACGTAAGCTGAGCGCCGTCACCCGTTTTTTGAGGCAGGACACTCATGACCCGCAGCATCCTCGTCGTTGA
- a CDS encoding ABC transporter substrate-binding protein, whose translation MQAYNKIAAMIAMLGSIGMAHAGTLTIESWRVDDKVLWEDVLIPAFQKRHPGITIKFAPTTPTEYDSSLTARLTGGTAGDLITCRPFDKSLDLFKKGHLDKLDGKPGMESFPTAAKVAWQTDDGKDTYCMPMASVMHGFLYNKKIFKDLNLTPPKTVDEFFKVLGAIKQTGKITPLALGTNDQWETNQIVFTGIGPNYWQGEEGRKALIAGKAKFTDPQYVAAFEQMAKWGPYLGKGFSSQTYADSQNLFAMGRAAIFPTGSWEIAYFNQNAKFEFGAFPPPVQKVGDKCFISDHTDIGIGINPKSKNRDEAYKFLAWVGSQEFADLYTNKVTGFFSLSNHLIAVKDPVAKQMLDWRKSCASTIRLNAQVLNRGEPNMETELWTVGSQVLNGKMAPKDAATRLQSGFAKWYKPQQKS comes from the coding sequence ATGCAAGCCTATAACAAAATCGCCGCCATGATCGCGATGCTGGGTAGCATCGGCATGGCACATGCTGGTACGTTGACCATTGAAAGCTGGCGTGTGGATGACAAAGTGCTGTGGGAGGATGTGTTGATCCCGGCCTTTCAAAAGCGTCACCCCGGCATCACCATCAAATTCGCACCCACCACCCCGACCGAATACGATTCCAGCCTGACTGCCCGCCTGACAGGTGGCACGGCGGGGGATTTGATCACTTGCCGGCCATTCGACAAATCGTTGGATCTGTTCAAGAAAGGCCATCTGGATAAGCTGGATGGCAAGCCAGGTATGGAAAGCTTCCCAACTGCAGCCAAAGTGGCTTGGCAGACCGATGATGGCAAGGACACCTACTGCATGCCGATGGCCTCGGTCATGCATGGCTTTCTGTATAACAAGAAGATTTTCAAGGATTTGAACCTGACGCCACCCAAAACGGTGGATGAGTTCTTCAAGGTATTGGGTGCCATCAAACAGACTGGCAAGATCACGCCACTGGCCTTGGGTACCAACGATCAATGGGAGACCAACCAGATCGTGTTCACCGGCATCGGCCCCAATTACTGGCAGGGTGAAGAGGGCCGTAAGGCATTGATTGCCGGCAAGGCCAAGTTTACCGATCCGCAATATGTTGCCGCGTTTGAGCAGATGGCCAAGTGGGGGCCTTATCTGGGTAAGGGCTTCAGTTCGCAGACCTATGCCGACAGCCAGAACCTGTTTGCGATGGGCCGTGCTGCCATTTTCCCAACGGGATCGTGGGAAATTGCTTACTTCAACCAGAATGCCAAGTTTGAATTTGGTGCTTTCCCGCCGCCAGTACAAAAGGTAGGTGACAAGTGCTTTATTTCAGACCACACCGATATCGGCATTGGCATCAATCCAAAATCCAAAAATCGGGATGAAGCCTACAAATTCCTGGCTTGGGTTGGCTCGCAGGAATTTGCCGATTTGTATACCAACAAGGTCACGGGCTTCTTCTCGCTTTCCAATCATTTGATTGCAGTGAAAGACCCCGTCGCCAAGCAGATGCTGGATTGGCGCAAGAGTTGCGCTTCGACTATTCGCTTGAATGCGCAAGTGCTGAACCGTGGCGAACCCAATATGGAAACCGAGCTGTGGACGGTTGGCAGCCAGGTGTTGAATGGCAAGATGGCACCGAAGGATGCCGCCACGCGCCTGCAAAGTGGTTTTGCCAAGTGGTACAAACCACAGCAGAAGTCCTGA
- a CDS encoding sugar ABC transporter permease, whose protein sequence is MKRYFPWQAIVFLLPALLIYSAFSALPLLDTLRLGLYATDETGAQHFAGLANYKLLMFDPQWSDAFWNAMWNNLKFFGMHMLVQNPVGLLLATLLSVRGLKGARTYRTLIFLPTLLSVVIVGFIWQLILSPLWGVGERLMGYVGLADHFQPWLGEEGSALITLSLISVWQFIGVPLMLIYAALLAVPEEIVDAAVVEGASAWRIFWEIKLPLIYPTLGLVTILTFVGNFNAFDLIYSVKGALAGPNYSTDILGSYFYRTFFGYQSQIGSPTMGAAVATMMFLVILCGVAVYFYAIQRKLQRYE, encoded by the coding sequence ATGAAACGCTATTTTCCCTGGCAGGCCATTGTCTTCCTGTTACCTGCCTTATTGATCTATTCCGCGTTCAGTGCTTTGCCATTGCTGGATACCTTGCGACTGGGCCTGTATGCGACGGATGAAACCGGTGCCCAGCATTTTGCAGGGTTGGCCAATTACAAGCTGCTGATGTTCGACCCGCAATGGTCGGATGCTTTCTGGAATGCCATGTGGAACAACTTGAAGTTCTTTGGCATGCACATGCTGGTCCAGAACCCGGTGGGACTATTGCTGGCTACCTTGCTGAGTGTACGCGGCCTGAAAGGTGCCCGTACCTATCGTACGCTGATCTTCCTGCCAACCCTGCTGTCTGTAGTCATTGTCGGGTTCATTTGGCAATTGATCCTGTCGCCACTGTGGGGGGTAGGCGAGCGGTTGATGGGTTATGTGGGCTTGGCTGATCACTTTCAGCCTTGGCTGGGTGAAGAGGGTTCGGCACTGATTACATTGTCGTTGATCTCCGTCTGGCAGTTTATCGGTGTGCCGTTGATGTTGATCTATGCCGCGCTGTTGGCCGTGCCGGAGGAAATTGTCGATGCTGCCGTGGTGGAAGGGGCCAGCGCCTGGCGTATCTTCTGGGAGATCAAACTGCCGTTGATCTACCCCACATTGGGCTTGGTCACCATTTTGACCTTTGTCGGTAATTTCAATGCATTCGACCTGATTTATTCGGTCAAGGGTGCGCTGGCTGGGCCGAACTACAGCACCGATATTCTGGGCAGTTATTTCTACCGCACCTTCTTCGGTTACCAATCGCAGATCGGCAGCCCAACCATGGGTGCAGCCGTGGCCACCATGATGTTTCTGGTCATCCTGTGTGGGGTTGCGGTGTATTTCTACGCTATTCAACGCAAGCTGCAACGTTACGAATGA
- a CDS encoding carbohydrate ABC transporter permease: MSTGLLHLTLLAYTVLALFPIVLVLINSLKARDAIFDDPLAFSNAETLSLIGYEKVLAKANVLLYFGNSFTVTLISLGCIVLFGAMAAWALTEYKLRINRWLMLYLAFGIMVPIRLGTVSILSLMVKLELVNTLMALVLVYTAQGLPLAVMILSEFIQQIPKELKEAARCDGVGEFRIFFQIILPLIRPAVATVAVFTMIPVWNDLWFPLILAPSDQTQTITLGVQQFLGQFVTDWNAVLAALSLAVLPVLALYVVFSKQLIKGLTSGAVK, encoded by the coding sequence ATGTCAACCGGCTTGCTGCATCTGACCCTGCTGGCCTATACAGTACTGGCCTTGTTTCCGATCGTGCTGGTATTGATCAACTCGTTGAAAGCGCGTGATGCGATTTTTGACGACCCCTTGGCGTTTTCCAATGCCGAAACGCTCTCACTGATCGGTTATGAGAAGGTATTGGCCAAAGCTAATGTGCTGCTTTACTTTGGTAATAGCTTTACTGTCACACTGATTTCACTGGGCTGTATCGTGCTGTTCGGCGCCATGGCGGCCTGGGCGCTGACAGAATACAAATTGCGGATCAATCGCTGGCTGATGTTGTATCTGGCTTTTGGCATCATGGTGCCGATCCGGTTGGGAACGGTCAGTATCCTATCGTTGATGGTCAAGCTGGAACTGGTCAACACGCTGATGGCGCTGGTATTGGTGTACACCGCACAGGGCTTGCCATTGGCGGTAATGATTTTGTCCGAATTCATCCAGCAGATCCCCAAGGAATTGAAAGAAGCCGCCCGTTGTGACGGGGTCGGTGAATTCCGCATCTTCTTCCAGATCATCCTGCCCCTGATTCGCCCGGCCGTGGCGACAGTGGCCGTGTTCACCATGATCCCGGTGTGGAACGACCTATGGTTCCCGTTGATCCTTGCACCTAGTGATCAGACCCAAACCATCACCCTGGGTGTACAGCAGTTCCTGGGGCAGTTCGTGACGGATTGGAATGCGGTATTGGCCGCTTTGTCGCTGGCGGTGTTGCCAGTGCTGGCGCTGTATGTAGTGTTTTCCAAGCAGTTGATCAAGGGGCTGACGTCGGGGGCGGTGAAGTGA
- the ugpC gene encoding sn-glycerol-3-phosphate ABC transporter ATP-binding protein UgpC, which translates to MASVTLNNLSKSYDGKQQVLSGIDLDIQHGEFVVLVGPSGCGKSTLLRMLCGLEEITGGEMQIDRRRVNDLPPAERGIAMVFQSYALYPHMTVYKNMAFGLRVAGEGKADIDRRIRHAAGILKIDHLLDRLPRALSGGQRQRVAIGRAIVREPKLFLFDEPLSNLDAALRVQTRLEIAKLHRELNATIVYVTHDQVEAMTLGDKIVVMHDGQIQQAGRPLELYQQPANLFVATFIGSPKMNLLDGYIRQIDTDHILVGLAGGQTVRAEVDGSNQLVGEAVTLGIRAEQLAEDTSHSEVFTGTVNIVEHLGEANYLYLMLDSGAELVVRGDGNRMIGRGEHIRISAPASAFHVFDQQGVALRRLCPGNVAGRH; encoded by the coding sequence ATGGCAAGCGTAACCCTCAACAACCTCAGCAAATCCTACGACGGTAAGCAGCAGGTATTGTCCGGCATCGATCTCGATATCCAACACGGTGAATTCGTGGTGTTGGTCGGTCCCTCCGGCTGTGGCAAATCTACCTTGTTACGCATGCTCTGTGGGTTGGAAGAGATCACCGGGGGCGAGATGCAGATTGACCGTCGTCGCGTCAATGACCTGCCACCAGCGGAACGTGGCATCGCCATGGTGTTTCAAAGCTATGCGCTGTACCCGCACATGACGGTTTACAAGAACATGGCGTTTGGCCTGCGTGTGGCGGGGGAGGGCAAAGCGGATATCGATCGTCGTATCCGCCATGCAGCAGGGATTCTGAAAATCGATCATCTGCTGGATCGCTTGCCACGGGCGCTGTCTGGCGGCCAACGCCAGCGGGTTGCCATTGGCCGTGCCATTGTGCGGGAGCCCAAGCTGTTTCTATTTGACGAGCCACTTTCCAATCTGGATGCCGCATTACGTGTGCAAACTCGGTTGGAGATTGCCAAGCTTCATCGTGAACTGAATGCGACCATTGTCTATGTCACCCATGATCAGGTCGAGGCGATGACCTTAGGCGACAAAATTGTGGTGATGCATGACGGCCAGATTCAACAAGCTGGCCGGCCATTGGAGCTCTACCAGCAACCTGCCAATCTGTTCGTGGCCACCTTCATTGGCTCACCGAAAATGAACCTGCTGGATGGCTACATCCGGCAGATTGATACAGACCACATACTGGTAGGGCTGGCTGGTGGGCAAACTGTTCGGGCCGAAGTGGATGGCAGCAATCAGCTGGTTGGTGAGGCGGTTACGCTGGGTATCCGTGCGGAACAGCTTGCGGAAGATACATCGCATAGCGAAGTGTTCACCGGCACGGTAAACATTGTGGAGCATCTGGGCGAGGCCAATTATCTCTACCTGATGCTGGACTCGGGGGCCGAACTGGTGGTGCGGGGCGATGGCAATCGTATGATTGGCCGGGGTGAACACATCAGGATATCAGCACCGGCGAGTGCGTTTCATGTGTTTGATCAACAGGGTGTCGCGCTACGACGGTTATGTCCTGGTAATGTTGCTGGGCGCCACTAA
- a CDS encoding tetratricopeptide repeat protein, with product MKLRFTLLTFATLFSLNTYACLNTYEEVETIVNEQGEKIDARNVLNILEWDYKEANNYAVELILSHQHPKAIELLLAIEDKFPDHFRTAANLGTAYELAGSNELALKWIKEGVQRNPQDHQGTEWLHVKILEAKLAMQQQPDWLASHTVTGLDFGKQVKPILPTTIPADFLGQPRTLDDYRKALSYQLTERMKLVKPHDAIVADLLFTQADLASLAGQDNAATLYRSALDYGATKHVLARTRLQGLPDDEAGVWIAATVAGGVLLLGGWVGFVKRRKKMDRDE from the coding sequence ATGAAGTTACGTTTCACCCTACTGACCTTTGCTACATTGTTCTCACTGAATACCTATGCCTGCCTTAACACTTATGAAGAAGTAGAGACAATTGTTAATGAGCAGGGGGAAAAGATTGATGCCCGTAACGTGCTCAATATATTGGAGTGGGATTACAAAGAAGCCAATAACTACGCCGTAGAACTGATTTTATCGCATCAGCACCCCAAAGCCATCGAGCTGCTATTGGCAATAGAAGACAAATTTCCTGACCATTTTCGTACGGCGGCCAATCTGGGCACGGCGTATGAACTGGCTGGTAGCAACGAACTGGCGTTGAAATGGATCAAGGAAGGGGTACAGCGCAACCCACAGGATCATCAAGGCACCGAATGGCTGCATGTGAAGATTCTGGAAGCCAAGCTGGCCATGCAGCAGCAACCGGATTGGCTTGCCAGTCATACGGTGACGGGGTTGGATTTTGGCAAGCAGGTGAAGCCGATTTTACCAACAACGATACCCGCCGATTTCCTGGGCCAGCCCCGTACATTGGATGATTACCGCAAGGCGTTATCGTATCAATTGACGGAGCGCATGAAATTGGTGAAGCCGCACGATGCGATTGTGGCCGACCTGCTGTTTACTCAAGCGGATCTGGCAAGCCTGGCGGGCCAGGACAATGCAGCCACCCTGTACCGATCGGCATTGGACTATGGTGCGACCAAGCACGTATTGGCTCGTACCCGGTTACAGGGATTGCCGGATGATGAGGCGGGTGTTTGGATTGCCGCTACAGTGGCAGGCGGGGTCTTGCTGTTGGGTGGTTGGGTTGGGTTCGTTAAACGCCGAAAGAAGATGGATCGGGATGAGTAG
- a CDS encoding DUF2845 domain-containing protein, with protein sequence MAYTEHGFIAVEVLQDKNEIVDVGTRKYDVKLRCGEPAMVETIWRKVPITCDKHGKPGETSYALEPIDRWTYNPGPGQFITYLDFEEGEVKTIRYGSRIR encoded by the coding sequence ATCGCATACACAGAGCATGGCTTCATTGCGGTAGAAGTATTACAGGACAAAAATGAAATCGTCGACGTTGGCACCCGCAAGTATGACGTGAAGTTACGCTGCGGTGAGCCCGCCATGGTGGAAACCATCTGGCGCAAAGTCCCCATTACCTGCGACAAGCACGGCAAGCCGGGCGAAACAAGCTACGCGCTGGAACCCATCGACCGTTGGACTTACAACCCCGGGCCAGGACAATTTATTACGTATCTGGATTTTGAAGAAGGCGAAGTCAAAACCATTCGTTATGGTAGCCGGATCAGGTGA